The following coding sequences are from one Myxococcus guangdongensis window:
- a CDS encoding TonB family protein, protein MLRSRSLSLVALLTLVVAPLALAAAGPRLQAFFQPDLTNVAYQQKAYSQVAGKWKQPGRKGLPAVGRKAVVQAVIGRDGKLVSAVVGVESGSKAWDAAALSAVQKAAPFAPLPADYVLPTLDAHFHVEWTASP, encoded by the coding sequence ATGCTCCGTTCCCGCTCGCTGTCTCTGGTGGCCCTGCTCACGCTGGTCGTCGCGCCCTTGGCGCTCGCCGCCGCGGGGCCCCGGTTGCAGGCCTTCTTCCAGCCCGACCTCACCAACGTCGCCTATCAGCAGAAGGCCTACTCGCAGGTCGCCGGCAAGTGGAAGCAGCCCGGGCGCAAGGGCTTGCCCGCAGTGGGACGCAAGGCGGTGGTCCAGGCGGTGATTGGGCGGGACGGCAAGCTCGTCTCCGCGGTGGTGGGTGTGGAGTCCGGCTCAAAAGCCTGGGACGCCGCCGCGTTGTCTGCCGTTCAGAAGGCCGCGCCTTTCGCGCCGCTGCCGGCGGACTATGTACTGCCAACGTTGGATGCCCACTTCCACGTCGAGTGGACCGCCTCGCCTTGA
- a CDS encoding abortive infection system antitoxin AbiGi family protein, whose translation MSDFVVHFTKPGAPFHDAYQNMMNILGTRTLIPGAQGFGLARKEPQVAERHRAVCFSEIPLDQLARLVQRRSLYGIGFRKSFILSQGGGPVWYVQYASPAHLSLKHQVDQALAAPDSRAHPLWSMTPFVDIQGDAHNAPYNYRFDWEREWRVPGLLRFTEYDVAVLFLPEELHATARGFFEWAVREKAGPGYFCPCLDPLWNAPRIAEALEKHAEDSARLRAG comes from the coding sequence ATGTCTGACTTCGTGGTGCACTTCACGAAGCCGGGCGCGCCCTTCCATGACGCCTACCAGAACATGATGAACATCCTGGGCACGCGCACGCTCATCCCCGGAGCCCAGGGCTTCGGGCTCGCGCGCAAGGAGCCCCAGGTCGCGGAGCGTCATCGCGCGGTCTGCTTCAGCGAAATCCCCCTGGACCAGCTCGCCCGGCTCGTCCAGCGACGCAGCCTGTATGGCATCGGCTTCCGCAAGAGCTTCATCCTCTCCCAGGGCGGCGGCCCCGTCTGGTACGTCCAGTACGCGTCACCGGCCCACCTGTCGCTCAAGCACCAGGTGGACCAGGCCCTGGCAGCGCCTGACTCCAGGGCCCATCCCCTGTGGTCCATGACGCCCTTCGTGGACATCCAGGGCGACGCCCACAATGCGCCCTACAACTACCGCTTCGACTGGGAGCGGGAGTGGCGTGTCCCAGGCCTGTTGCGCTTCACCGAGTACGACGTGGCGGTGCTCTTCCTCCCGGAGGAACTGCACGCGACGGCGCGCGGCTTCTTCGAGTGGGCCGTGCGCGAGAAGGCGGGCCCGGGCTACTTCTGCCCGTGCCTGGACCCGCTGTGGAACGCGCCTCGAATCGCCGAGGCGCTGGAGAAGCACGCGGAGGACTCCGCGCGCCTGCGGGCGGGCTAG